The following proteins are encoded in a genomic region of Zea mays cultivar B73 chromosome 9, Zm-B73-REFERENCE-NAM-5.0, whole genome shotgun sequence:
- the LOC100273728 gene encoding uncharacterized protein isoform X1: MKSMWKQSGGLVCADAGPLSPLGGRSRRRTRLTLYAVAFAFAAFTAYVAFASPPSAGAGASWFGGVYASTAPYRSQISSLFSSILPADSPAPSPEPLRVTFGGSGGGGGQVTRDASTVQVGSAAESISSAKAGSSKQLGTGGGAPIGNAGARSVPPAVHLPGTGIGGGAAPTNSSASGVGAPNDAVDLNKRSDGGVSTEGGSGSPASSSAVHGTAAEVRENSVNGSNKQSGNGSGALSNAATGHGSTVRAEAKVASDVSTNSSAGSGSLGKVDLSTGSSNNLAGSGSVVSGSGSDAGNRSTVKPHPGDAVGAGSRGSSGNGTGTMVDLNKGSDAQPGNRNGDASHQSDVSSGFEKSKGAKVVTTDAQPDSGSGDASHKSPGSSSPAKSIAGDGEVEGSKRNVSVVPTVNQTGSPASVGQKDVGSPRNNNTVGASPPVKNPEQTWSQVAPGGSSGTVNNPKGNAAAQGSAGSSENHSAQVNSSKSGNNSKGSRSSITQDGGSGGNKKGDWYKEMASCDMFSGNWVRDDSYPLYPEGSCPHIDEPFDCYLNGRRDLAYQKLRWQPSGCSIPRLNPTDMLERLRGKRLVFVGDSLNRNMWESLVCILRNSVKDKRKVFEASGRREFKTEGSYSFLFTDYNCSVEFFRSPFLVQEWEMQVSSGKKKETLRLDLVEQSSLKYKDADFIIFNTGHWWTHEKTALGKDYYQEGNHVYNELNVMDAFHKALLTWSKWIDANVNPRKTLVLFRGYSASHFSGGQWNSGGGCDKESKPITNDQYLSTYPPKMSILEDVIHKMKTPVVYLNITRMADYRKDAHPSIYRKQNLTDEERRSPERFQDCSHWCLPGVPDSWNELVYAQLLIKQHQMRQQ, from the exons ATGAAGAGCATGTGGAAGCAGAGCGGCGGCCTGGTGTGCGCCGACGCCGGCCCCCTCAGCCCTCTCGgaggccgctcgcggcgccgcacGAGGCTGACGCTGTACGCGGTCGCCTTTGCCTTCGCCGCGTTCACCGCCTACGTCGCCTTCGCCTCGCCTCCCTCCGCGGGCGCCGGCGCCTCGTGGTTCGGCGGAGTGTACGCGTCCACGGCGCCGTACCGCTCGCAGATTTCCAGCCTCTTCTCGTCCATCTTGCCCGCCGACTCGCCCGCCCCCTCGCCAGAGCCGCTGCGCGTCACGTTCGGCGGATCGGGCGGAGGCGGTGGCCAGGTGACCCGTGATGCGAGCACTGTGCAAGTTGGGAGCGCGGCGGAAAGCATCAGCTCTGCCAAGGCTGGGTCTAGTAAGCAGCTGGGAACTGGAGGCGGCGCTCCGATCGGCAATGCGGGCGCTCGGAGTGTACCTCCGGCAGTCCATTTGCCAGGCACTGGAATTGGCGGAGGCGCAGCTCCAACGAACAGTTCCGCCTCAGGTGTCGGTGCTCCGAACGACGCGGTGGATCTGAATAAACGAAGCGACGGAGGCGTTTCTACAGAAGGCGGCAGTGGATCCCCGGCCAGTAGTTCAGCCGTGCATGGAACCGCCGCGGAGGTCCGCGAGAATAGCGTTAATGGGTCTAATAAGCAGTCGGGAAATGGAAGCGGAGCCCTGAGCAATGCTGCTACCGGACATGGCAGCACTGTCAGAGCTGAGGCCAAAGTTGCAAGTGATGTTTCAACCAATAGTTCTGCTGGGAGTGGTAGCTTGGGGAAGGTAGATTTGAGCACCGGATCTTCTAATAATCTGGCAGGGAGTGGAAGTGTCGTTTCAGGCAGTGGTTCGGATGCTGGAAATAGAAGCACTGTAAAGCCTCATCCTGGAGATGCTGTTGGGGCAGGGAGCAGGGGGTCTTCTGGAAACGGCACAGGTACCATGGTTGATCTGAATAAAGGTTCAGATGCCCAGCCAGGAAATCGAAATGGAGATGCAAGCCATCAATCAGATGTAAGTTCTGGTTTCGAGAAGAGTAAAGGTGCAAAGGTTGTGACGACAGATGCTCAACCAGACAGTGGAAGTGGAGATGCAAGCCATAAATCACCTGGAAGTTCTAGTCCGGCAAAGAGCATTGCAGGAGATGGCGAAGTTGAGGGTAGTAAGAGAAACGTGAGTGTTGTTCCAACTGTTAATCAAACTGGGAGTCCGGCATCGGTAGGGCAGAAAGATGTTGGTTCTCCCAGGAACAACAACACAGTTGGAGCATCCCCCCCAGTGAAGAACCCGGAACAGACCTGGAGCCAAGTTGCTCCCGGCGGGAGCAGTGGTACAGTGAATAATCCGAAAGGAAATGCTGCTGCTCAGGGCAGTGCTGGTTCATCAGAGAACCATTCGGCCCAAGTAAACTCCTCAAAATCTGGAAATAACAGCAAGGGTAGCAGGTCATCAATAACACAGGATGGTGGTTCTGGTGGAAATAAGAAAGGTGATTGGTACAAGGAAATGGCTAGTTGCGATATGTTTAGTGGGAATTGGGTTAGGGATGACTCATACCCTCTCTACCCTGAGGGATCGTGTCCTCACATTGATGAGCCCTTCGACTGCTACCTCAACGGTCGGCGAGATCTAGCTTACCAGAAGCTCCGCTGGCAACCCAGTGGATGCAGTATCCCAAG ATTGAACCCAACCGATATGTTGGAGAGGCTGAGAGGAAAAAGACTGGTGTTCGTTGGTGATTCGCTCAATAGGAACATGTGGGAATCCCTTGTGTGTATTTTGAGAAATTCTGTCAAAGACAAGAGGAAGGTTTTTGAGGCATCTGGCAGGCGCGAGTTTAAGACGGAAGGCTCATACTCTTTCCTTTTCACG GACTATAACTGCAGCGTGGAGTTCTTCCGCTCCCCATTCCTAGTCCAGGAATGGGAGATGCAAGTGAGCAGTGGAAAGAAAAAGGAAACTCTCAGGCTTGATCTGGTAGAGCAATCGTCATTGAAGTACAAGGATGcagactttatcattttcaataCGGGGCATTGGTGGACACATGAGAAAACTGCTCTTGG GAAGGACTACTATCAAGAAGGTAACCATGTGTATAATGAGCTGAATGTCATGGATGCCTTTCATAAAGCTCTTCTCACCTGGTCCAAGTGGATCGATGCCAATGTTAACCCCAGAAAAACTCTGGTGTTATTCAGAGGCTACTCAGCATCTCATTTCAG TGGCGGACAATGGAATTCAGGCGGTGGCTGTGACAAGGAGAGTAAACCAATAACCAACGATCAGTACCTTTCAACCTACCCACCAAAGATGAGCATCCTGGAGGACGTGATCCACAAGATGAAAACTCCGGTCGTTTACTTGAACATAACGAGAATGGCTGACTACAGAAAGGATGCACACCCTTCCATCTACCGCAAGCAGAACCTGACTGACGAGGAGAGGAGATCGCCCGAAAGATTTCAGGACTGCAGCCACTGGTGCCTCCCTGGAGTACCAGATTCCTGGAATGAACTGGTTTATGCTCAACTTCTGATCAAGCAGCATCAAATGCGCCAACAATAA